The Prunus dulcis chromosome 3, ALMONDv2, whole genome shotgun sequence genome segment actcTTCTAATGGAGCTATCAATTTGAGGATAGGCATAGATTTTGAAAGaaccaaataataaaaaataaaaaaaaaagaatttataaTAAGCAGGGTTGAAGTAGGTTCTTATAAATAAGCCCAATTTAAGATGACATATTATAGAAAAACTCATATAGAGCctatttggagagaaaaactcaaaactagtcacttgtcattttttaattggttcTTTGTatgttaaaattttgtaagAACCAATTAGAAAAGGCTTATTTGTTGAAATGCCTTATGTGGTTTCCAAATAGTCTCAGTTTGCCTCATGATGATTGAAATGACTCAATCACCCCCCTCTGAACTTCCATTATGTGACCAAGATTGCCCATTTCGTTAGTTTTCATATAAATCGTTAAATCAGCTAACGTGGTATGGGTATTTTGGtaaatttaactattaaaaatataaaaaaaaacttgaaattatttaaaatatttaaaaatatttaaaatagaaattaataaattaggAATAACTTTTTAACAATACCCAGCAGCCCCTCCCAACCCCCAAGCTCGATGGTACCATCAAACCCCTCATCTTCTCTCCATTCTCAACGactatctctctctcatctcccCATCTACTCTCATGctatctctctcatctctcctCTCTTCCCCTGCAACTCAGATCTGGAGGAGAGAGTGACACCAGAGAAATATCTCGCCCAAACTGTACTATTGTTCTTCCACAAAACCGAAGCCAAGCCAAAGTCCACCATATCCAAAAATTTATAGAACTCCCCAATAAATaactcaataaaattaaaaataaaaagagagagaaatcaacACCTACTATGTGGGTGATGAATGATGAGTGATTGAAGAGGAAAAGAGGAAGGGGTGTGTGGGTGATGATGATGGAGGGAGAAGGAGTGATTGCAAAGAGAACGAGGAATGAAGAGGAGAGAGCCAgtgagaaggagagagatgaTCCCGATGACAATGGAAGAGGGGAAGGTGACACGGAGGATAAAGGATGGCAGTCAACGTTAACGTCGAGGCCGACTGTTGTGGCAAGTAGCAGAGATCGGAAAGAGAAAGGAGTTGGGAGGGGCTGCTaggtttttaagtttttttaaaaagtcaattttttaaaaacatttaaaataatttcttcaaagaaaaaatatttattttaaaattatctATGTCACGTCAGctgatttaattattttttatctaAAAACTAACGGAATGAGGCAATCTTAGTCATAGAATGGAAGTTGAGGGGGGAGATGAGTCATTTAGGGAATGTTTACGTATCAGTAATGGAGAAAGTAAGGAATCAGAGAATTTAAGAATCAAAGAACTACTGAATCGTTATAGGAAGAATCATTCCCATTAAGCTGTTTACTAAACATATGGAATTAGCAAAGGAATGAGGTTGATTcctattgttattgtttactaattttcatgaatcagaatccaaattaatttgattactaaaatgccctGTATATTTTCACCACAgcacatatataattctcaaattGGCTAAGGAGACCAAATTAATCCTGCAGCAAACTAGTAAGGAGGTGCAAACATGAGGAATCAATATGCTAAACAAGATGAACAACAAGAGCTCAGTTCAATGATAATGTTAATAACACTTTTGTCCAGAGTCAATTTCAAacgaaaaaataaaccccaataaatatatatatctttcacATACGTAATtagtaaacaatcaaataataataatctgtATAATCTTCATACATTAAATACATAGAACTTCTTGGAAAtgagttaatttttttttttagggttggAGCGTCTCGGAACTTCTTCGcgtgagtttttattttttttagggtttggggtgttttggaattatggtAAAGTGGTAATGGTATTTTTAGAAGTTACTAAGAGAAAACAGGAATGAGAATCGTATCAACTACTTCCCCATAGTTGATCTGATACCTAGTTATGAGGGGATGTGATTATAGATTTTGAGGTGAGGCccacttatttttttcattcctGATTGCAAGTAAAAGCAGGGGAAGTCAGGAATGGAAATTATTACCTTTCCTCTCATATCCATTACTGATACGTAAACGTGCCCTTAAAATATTAGTAGGTGTTGAGGctcaaaaaatataaaaagactCCTACAGCAGGCAAATTGAGACTATTTGGAAACCACAGAGGGCATATGAACAAATAAATCATTAGAAAATGATAAGTGGTTTATTTTGAAGTTCTCTCTTCAAATAGACTTTATAAaaatttttgtataatatgttATGTTAGAACGAAGACCTATTTGTATAAAGCCGAAAGAAATGtcgtgatttttttttggtcaatgaAGAAATGTCATGATTGTGGAAGGGTGATAAAGATGGAGATGagttggaggaaaaaaaaaaaattcaacacgTATGAAAGTGTATTTGGACTGTGTACACAAATATGTACACGGCCCCTGGTCCCCGTGGACTAGGTCAACGGACTGCCAATTAGGTTTGGGTGCATGCACGTGcaaaactaaataaaagtaaaaacaaaaacaactttCTTGAATTAATGATTGcaaatatgtcaaaacaaGTCATTGCTCTTTCTTTGAGCTGTGTTAAAGATCACTTTCGGCATATGCATATGCTACCTCTAACGTTAAAAACGTTATtaacattttgatttattagggaAGTGCAAGGCACTTGGCTTCTTACTTTCGGACGCGTGCTTGCCGTAAATTGAAAAGgagcaacttttttttttttttcgtgtgtgtgtgtggatgAAATGgattgattaaaaaaagtaagatTGAATGTAAAAACAATaagtaagaagaaaaagaaggagaatTTGACAAGTACTTTTTAAAAGCGGAATTAAGAATTTTCATAAGTTTGTCGTTTATTATCTGCGAATAATttagttggtttttttttgaaagTTGCTTAGGTAGAATGAGcgaatttgttttcttaaaaGCTGTGGAACAAGTTAAGTTTTACCAAAATAGGATAGAATAATTTCCACCGAATATAGGATGAACTTCTGTAAATTTaacatcaaaaaaatttacactCTAGAATCTAGAAGGtggttttcaaatttcaatcgATCTCATGGAGGTCAATGACAAAGGATTAAGGATTTCGACCgaaaaaaaagggattaaGGATTGGCATACGCCTTTCCCAGAGTAGAAAAAAACGCAATGAATTGACGACAAGCACAAGGCCTTGACGCATGTCACTTGCTGACTTGAATGACTCTTTGCATAAAGAAAAGTAGACTTTTAAGTATGTTATTTTGTGGACATTATTGGACGCTAATAATATTCTCACACCAAGCTTAAATCCAAAATTGACCGAACATGCAAACCTAATTTGATAATATCTTAACTAATATCCTCTTAGTAATGTATGGATTCATAGCACTATATTTTTGacacaaattttcaattattagaTTGAAATGGATTGAATGACTAAGATTAACtaaactaattatatattttttttaagaaaaacatatattaaaaataattattaattcactttctctttcttatttctCTATACTCAATCAATGTTTTATCTTCCTATTTCGTCGTTCTCTATCCTCTAGAATTCTTTAGGTAATGACTTTCCCACctcctcctttttcttctaaagcTTTACAGGTGTCTGactatttttcttctccatccctaactttgtttttggctttttttcattgcttattttttgggttgttaCAGTTATACATGGATTATTTGAGTGGTACGAAAAGTAGAATGAGATTGATATCATATGACCAATGAACACTCAGTTAAATAGTAAATAGGCGAAACACTTGGATATATAATAATTTGCTTGCTAACATATGATATGAACCATATGCTTGCATGTTTTTGATACAAACAAGATAATATTAAAGATAATGACATAGGTAATGGATGTGGTAACACtaatattcaaatttgacTAAGATAATCAAAAGTCAAGGGTCTAAACACATGAGCAGCCTCCTTCTCTATTAACTCCAGCTGCCCTTTGAAGATGTGCATGTACACAATCCAGTCACCTTTCCTAGCCGGACTCGGCATTGGCATCACATACCCGGCATTGCCGCCCCACGGGAAATGGTATGACCCGAAAACCGGCAGTCCCCACCCGAAATCCACCTCCGAAACAGGAAATCTTTGCCCCGATGACACGACAAAAGCGGGCCCTTCTTCACTTCCACTGCTGTATATCTTGGCCAAGGCTGGCACCGGTCTATGAGCCTCAACCCAATCTattaaccccaaaaaatgcTCCTTTGTTACAGCACATTTCAAAAAATCATGGACTTCCTCAGCTACCCAATTCAACGACTTTTCAACTAGGTCTTCCActttttccacaccaaatGGAATGGATAGCACATTTCCAAAGTATGTAATCATATGTGAGGCTTGGTGACTTCGGTAATTTCCTCGCTGACTTAATCTTGTACGTCCATCAACAACAATGCCCattttgcataattttttggCACAACCAATTTTAGTGTCAGATTTAGCCACCATCTTCCACAAGAATGCACAAAACGACTCGAGCTTGGTCCTTTTGAACCCATTGGAGCTTGCAAGGGCTTGCAGATTATCAAGTTGCTCTGCTGTGACGTAGTATATGCGACTGATGAGATGGTCTTGGTCAACATCAGTGTCGTTTTTGGGAGGTGGCAGAGCTGTGATGGGCACGTACATGTCGTTTAGGGAGGGATCAATGTGACCAGGACGACGAGGGTTGAGCAAAGAACGACGAAAAGTTGGTAGCAGAGAGAGTGATTTCGACTGAGCCATCTCAGCCCATGAGACCAGAAACATGTTGGTCGAGTAGGCATCTGCTATGCGATGATCAAACGAGCATGCCACCACCATTCCTCCACACTTGAGCTCAGTTGCCTGCAATTCATTTTGTTTCCATAATGTTAGGATATTTTGTTATAACgtaaatatgatttaaaataagGTTTTGTGTTTGCAATTAATGAGTCAAGTTTTTCTCGTGGCATTCGATATAACTAAGGTTCCCAAAGTCAAGTTCTAGCTGGTCCAGATTTTATCTGTGTCGACATAACATGACCTATCTAGAGAGAGTCTGACAGATACCTGGACGGCCAGCACCCCATGCTTCTTCTTGGGAACCAATTTGCCCTCTATGCTCTCATCAGGGTCATAAAGGTTAAGGTCCTTAAACTCAACATCTGCAAAGGCTTCAAAAAAATCGACACCACGGTTGTTGCACAAGATCTCAGGCTCCCCAACAGAGTTTTGCACCACCTCACCAGAGAAGGCATAGAAAGTGACCAAAGCTTGGGCCATGGCCTTTCTCAGAACCCCAACCATAGACCAGAAGCTCATGCTCTGCTCATTTTTGTAGCAGAAAAACACCCCCACGTCCACAGGAGGCAGAAGCAAGTCAAGGTTGGAGAGTGGCAGCCAGTGCTCTTGCAATGGCAAGGCAGCAGCCACCACTTCCTGCTTGATCATGGTCACCTTGAACTCTCCTCTCTCCATGTTTGATTATTTGATTGCTATattgtttgatatttttgtgAGCATAAGGAAGAGAGGGAGGCAATTTATAAGCAGCCAATAGGCTCAAGACGAGGGAAATTTCTAGCAAGACTAGCTAGCCAACTACCCTCCTATGCGGACCAAAAAGACAATAAAAGCCCTCAAAACCTGGAAGATGTTTTGGTATTGGACGGCGGAAAAATGGTCAGATGACAAAGTATTTGAGTATATTCTTACTTAAATGACACTATTAGACTACCACTGTTTATTGGTAGCCTGCTCTTGCCTACCGCTGTTTATTGGACTATTAGAACAAAGTCAATGTGCTGTCGATTCTTGCTTTAGGTACCCTTATTTGTGTGGTCGTTAGGTACGGCGGATTGTCATGGACTAGACTAAATTCTGggactgtcttggattagcttagattagattaagttggattaagtactgacctacgtttggtgctgcgtcggactaagaagctgaattgtaaaaatagtga includes the following:
- the LOC117623022 gene encoding shikimate O-hydroxycinnamoyltransferase; amino-acid sequence: MERGEFKVTMIKQEVVAAALPLQEHWLPLSNLDLLLPPVDVGVFFCYKNEQSMSFWSMVGVLRKAMAQALVTFYAFSGEVVQNSVGEPEILCNNRGVDFFEAFADVEFKDLNLYDPDESIEGKLVPKKKHGVLAVQATELKCGGMVVACSFDHRIADAYSTNMFLVSWAEMAQSKSLSLLPTFRRSLLNPRRPGHIDPSLNDMYVPITALPPPKNDTDVDQDHLISRIYYVTAEQLDNLQALASSNGFKRTKLESFCAFLWKMVAKSDTKIGCAKKLCKMGIVVDGRTRLSQRGNYRSHQASHMITYFGNVLSIPFGVEKVEDLVEKSLNWVAEEVHDFLKCAVTKEHFLGLIDWVEAHRPVPALAKIYSSGSEEGPAFVVSSGQRFPVSEVDFGWGLPVFGSYHFPWGGNAGYVMPMPSPARKGDWIVYMHIFKGQLELIEKEAAHVFRPLTFDYLSQI